A section of the Gemmatimonadales bacterium genome encodes:
- a CDS encoding thiazole synthase yields MTTTVSAPVFQDTPFEVGGRSFRSRLLVGTGKYADNATMVRAIEASGAEVVTVAVRRVSLDRTKEEGVLHHLDPSRFFLLANTAGCFTAEDAMRYARLAREAGFNEFIKLEVIGDQQTLLPDAAGLLEATKQLAKEGFKVMAYTNEDLITALRLEDAGAAAVMPLASPIGSGLGLLNPYHIRIIKSRLKCPVIVDAGVGTASDACVTMEQGVDGILMNTAIAAARDPVAMAHAMRLATESGRAAYLAGRMPRREIAVPSSPTTGMLQ; encoded by the coding sequence ATGACCACGACAGTTTCGGCGCCCGTCTTCCAGGACACCCCGTTCGAGGTCGGGGGGCGCTCGTTCCGTTCCCGGCTCCTGGTGGGCACCGGGAAGTACGCGGACAACGCGACCATGGTGCGCGCCATCGAGGCCTCCGGCGCGGAGGTGGTGACGGTGGCCGTTCGCCGCGTGAGCCTCGACCGCACCAAAGAAGAGGGCGTCCTCCATCACCTCGACCCGTCGCGGTTCTTCCTGCTCGCCAACACCGCGGGCTGTTTCACGGCGGAGGACGCGATGCGTTACGCGCGGCTCGCGCGCGAGGCCGGGTTCAACGAGTTCATCAAGCTCGAGGTCATCGGCGACCAGCAGACTCTGCTGCCCGACGCGGCCGGCCTGCTCGAGGCTACGAAGCAGCTCGCGAAGGAAGGCTTCAAGGTGATGGCGTACACCAACGAGGACCTGATCACCGCGCTGCGCCTCGAGGATGCGGGGGCAGCGGCCGTGATGCCGCTCGCCTCGCCCATCGGCTCGGGGCTGGGCCTCCTCAACCCGTACCACATCCGGATCATCAAGTCGCGGCTCAAGTGCCCGGTGATCGTGGACGCGGGCGTGGGCACGGCGTCCGACGCGTGTGTCACGATGGAGCAGGGCGTGGACGGGATCCTGATGAACACTGCGATCGCCGCCGCGCGGGACCCGGTCGCGATGGCGCACGCGATGCGGCTCGCGACCGAATCGGGCCGCGCCGCGTACCTGGCCGGCCGGATGCCGCGCCGCGAGATCGCGGTGCCGTCGAGCCCCACGACGGGGATGCTCCAATAG